Proteins encoded in a region of the Vicia villosa cultivar HV-30 ecotype Madison, WI linkage group LG5, Vvil1.0, whole genome shotgun sequence genome:
- the LOC131604691 gene encoding uncharacterized protein LOC131604691 — translation MAAMQERINAQMTQFMETMQAVVRGQDELREMVLRPANTSGVPPPENNGSGPESGVPPPPPPPPPPPPYTPDPVPDPTQNRRVVQIPMPEEDHWEDFMTQPEDTANEKIRMLEEKMRAFENQDVMGMDLSDMGLVPGVRIPHKFKVPDFIKYKGNSCPKTHVRAYYRKMSAYSNDEKLLMHFFQDSLTGGSLDWYMQLERAHVRSWKDLVNAFVRHYHYNSDMAPTRTQLQNLTQESAESFKEYAQRWREMAARVQPPLMERELVDLFMGTLQGVYYDRLVSCAKAGFSDLVTAGERVEVGIRLGKIQTVGSGSSADKGKKVFGSHQKRKEAEVSTVYAGKGKEHVTAVTIPASAPRQEQQKPQNTQQRPRRQLTPLPMSYTQIFHYLRKINMIELRTWRVPSKLPTGHNPNATCEFHSGAVGHDLENCWAFKFAVQDLIDSEAIEFEAPKKPNVIQNPMPPHGGAAVNAITFGEELNLVTDVNFVATPLKFVKEYLLKRDVFSGCTKDCEDCLKSENGCVRLKDRIQFLIDEGSLQFDRLKPRKDEEVDVITIPVPAKKIIVPIPAKKPVVLITSPGPIPYESDKAIPWNYGAEVFFQGKKVDIQITAETDVNDVGWNGRMTRSGRVFSPPKLAEENTEALAKDKGKRIVVEGAEEEPFVATPEI, via the coding sequence ATGGCTGCGATGCAAGAGCGCATCAACGCGCAGATGACTCAATTCATGGAAACAATGCAAGCTGTGGTTCGAGGACAAGATGAACTAAGGGAGATGGTCCTTAGGCCCGCAAACACATCTGGTGTTCCTCCCCCCGAGAACAATGGTAGTGGCCCTGAAAGTGGTGTTCCTCCACCTCCACCACCTCCACCTCCTCCACCTCCTTATACTCCTGACCCTGTTCCGGATCCTACTCAAAATAGGAGAGTCGTCCAAATTCCTATGCCAGAAGAAGATCATTGGGAAGACTTTATGACTCAACCTGAAGACACTGCAAATGAAAAGATACGCATGCTTGAGGAAAAGATGCGTGCCTTTGAGAATCAAGATGTTATGGGAATGGATTTATCAGATATGGGTTTGGTTCCTGGTGTGAGAATTCCGCACAAGTTCAAAGTGCCTGATTTTAtcaagtacaaagggaattcttgCCCAAAGACCCATGTGCGAGCTTATTACAGAAAGATGTCCGCTTATTCCAATGATGAGAAACTtctgatgcatttcttccaggatagtctgaCTGGGGGATCTCTggactggtacatgcaactggAGAGGGCTCATGTGCGAAGCTGGAAGGACTTGGTGAATGCTTTTGTAAGGCATTACCACTATAATTCAGATATGGCGCCAACTCGGACTCAACTTCAGAATTTAACTCAAGAGTCTGCTGAATCATTTAAAGAGTATGCGCAAAGGTGGCGCGAGATGGCTGCCCGAGTACAACCTCCACTGATGGAACGTGAACTTGTTGATCTATTCATGGGTACTCTGCAAGGGGTTTATTATGATCGTCTGGTTAGTTGTGCCAAAGCTGGTTTCTCAGATTTAGTCACTGCTGGTGAGCGTGTTGAAGTAGGGATCAGATTGGGGAAAATTCAGACTGTTGGTTCTGGAAGTTCTGCAGATAAGGGTAAAAAGGTTTTTGGTAGCCATCAGAagagaaaagaagcagaagtcaGTACTGTTTATGCTGGTAAGGGAAAAGAACATGTGACTGCCGTTACTATCCCTGCTAGTGCTCCACGCCAGGAACAACAGAAACCACAAAATACTCAACAAAGGCCAAGAAGGCAACTCACTCCTCTGCCCATGTCTTACACTCAAATATTCCACTATCTGCGCAAAATTAATATGATCGAGTTACGCACCTGGAGAGTCCCTAGCAAACTCCCTACCGGTCATAACCCTAATGCTACTTGTGAATTTCATTCTGGGGCCGTAGGGCATGATCTTGAGAACTGCTGGGCATTCAAATTCGCAGTACAAGACCTTATTGACTCAGAAGCTATAGAGTTTGAGGCTCCCAAAAAGCCAAATGTGATCCAAAATCCAATGCCACCTCATGGTGGTGCTGCTGTCAACGCAATTACTTTTGGAGAGGAATTGAATTTGGTCACGGATGTTAACTTTGTGGCTACCCCACTAAAGTTTGTGAAGGAATATCTTCTGAAAAGAGATGTGTTTTCTGGATGCACCAAAGATTGCGAGGACTGTTTGAAATCAGAAAATGGATGTGTTCGCTTAAAAGATAGGATCCAATTTTTGATAGATGAAGGCTCGCTACAATTTGATCGATTGAAACCCAGAAAGGATGAGGAAGTTGATGTCATTACCATACCGGTACCTGCAAAAAAGATTATTGTCCCAATACCTGCAAAGAAACCTGTTGTGCTGATTACTTCACCTGGTCCTATTCCTTATGAGAGCGACAAAGCTATTCCATGGAACTATGGGGCAGAAGTCTTTTTTCAAGGGAAGAAAGTTGATATCCAGATTACTGCTGAAACAGATGTGAATGATGTTGGTTGGAATGGGAGAATGACTCGTAGTGGTCGTGTGTTTTCCCCTCCCAAACTGGCCGAGGAAAATACTGAAGCTTTAGCAAAAGATAAAGGAAAGAGGATTGTCGTTGAAGGGGCTGAAGAAGAACCATTTGTTGCTACACCAGAAATTTAG